One Paraburkholderia caffeinilytica DNA segment encodes these proteins:
- the pcaD gene encoding 3-oxoadipate enol-lactonase codes for MPYAAVNGTELHYRIDGDRHGNAPWIVLSNSLGSDLSMWTPQVAALSRHFRVLRYDTRGHGHSEAPKGPYTIEQLTGDVLGLMDTLKIARANFCGVSMGGLTGVALAARHSNRLERVVLSNTAARIGSPEVWVPRAAKARTEGMLALADAVLPRWFTADYIEREPVVLAMIRDVFVHTDKEGYASNCDAIDATDLRPEAPGIKVPALVISGTHDLAATPAQGRELAQAIPGARYVELDASHISNIEKAEIFTKTVLDFLTEQK; via the coding sequence ATGCCCTACGCCGCAGTCAACGGTACTGAGCTGCACTATCGAATCGACGGTGACCGTCACGGCAATGCACCGTGGATCGTGTTGTCGAATTCGCTCGGCAGCGATCTGTCGATGTGGACGCCGCAAGTCGCGGCGCTGTCCCGGCACTTCCGCGTGCTGCGCTACGACACGCGCGGTCATGGTCACTCGGAAGCGCCGAAGGGTCCTTATACGATCGAACAACTGACCGGCGACGTGCTCGGCCTGATGGATACGCTGAAGATCGCGCGCGCGAATTTCTGCGGCGTGTCGATGGGCGGCCTCACGGGCGTCGCGCTGGCCGCGCGTCATTCGAATCGTCTCGAGCGCGTCGTGCTGAGCAATACGGCGGCGCGCATCGGTTCGCCGGAAGTGTGGGTGCCGCGCGCGGCCAAAGCCCGCACCGAAGGCATGCTCGCGCTGGCGGACGCGGTCTTGCCGCGCTGGTTCACCGCCGACTACATTGAGCGTGAGCCGGTGGTGCTGGCAATGATCCGCGACGTGTTCGTGCACACCGACAAGGAAGGCTACGCATCGAACTGCGATGCCATCGACGCCACCGATCTGCGCCCCGAAGCCCCCGGCATCAAGGTGCCTGCGCTGGTGATCAGCGGCACGCACGATCTGGCCGCAACGCCGGCTCAAGGCCGCGAACTGGCGCAAGCGATTCCGGGCGCGCGTTATGTCGAACTGGACGCCTCGCATATTTCCAACATCGAGAAGGCTGAAATCTTCACGAAGACCGTGCTCGACTTCCTGACGGAGCAGAAATGA
- a CDS encoding UPF0280 family protein, with product MNATRTRLDATRWHWQHGPIDLILSADGEPSAVQAAYEACWARFVDVLPELVGELKLLRQPVPSDAAHGDCVLKGAVARRMWRACHPHRARYITPMAAVAGSVADELIAAFAREGISRAFINNGGDIALHLTEGQQYRVGVFADLAMFSSEKASGGLALDANLTLDAAMPIRGVATSGWRGRSFSLGIADSVTVLARHAATADAAATMIANAVNLDHAGIVRRPASSLKDDSDLGDLLVTVDVPPLPQPLIDFALARGVDAAQRLHEQGLIEGAALFLQGEARVTGGTDRNGALFAQRTRIITEAPCSKYAAC from the coding sequence ATGAACGCAACCCGAACCCGGCTCGACGCGACCCGCTGGCATTGGCAGCATGGTCCGATCGATCTGATCCTCAGCGCGGACGGCGAGCCCTCGGCGGTGCAGGCCGCTTACGAGGCATGCTGGGCGCGCTTTGTGGACGTGTTGCCCGAGTTGGTCGGCGAGTTGAAGCTGCTTCGGCAGCCTGTGCCGAGCGATGCGGCGCATGGCGATTGCGTATTGAAAGGCGCCGTGGCCCGCCGCATGTGGCGTGCATGTCATCCGCACCGCGCGCGCTATATCACGCCGATGGCGGCCGTTGCAGGCAGCGTCGCGGACGAATTGATCGCGGCGTTCGCGCGCGAAGGCATCTCGCGCGCCTTCATCAACAACGGCGGCGACATCGCGCTTCATTTGACGGAAGGACAGCAGTACCGGGTGGGCGTATTCGCCGATCTGGCGATGTTCTCCAGTGAGAAGGCGTCAGGCGGTCTGGCTCTGGACGCAAACCTGACGCTCGACGCCGCCATGCCGATTCGCGGCGTCGCGACCAGCGGCTGGCGGGGCCGCAGCTTCAGCCTGGGGATCGCCGACAGCGTGACCGTGCTCGCCCGCCACGCCGCCACCGCCGATGCCGCCGCGACGATGATCGCCAACGCGGTCAATCTGGACCATGCGGGTATCGTGCGCAGGCCGGCTTCCTCGTTGAAGGACGATAGCGATCTCGGCGACCTGCTCGTGACTGTCGACGTGCCGCCCTTGCCGCAACCGCTGATCGATTTCGCGCTGGCACGCGGCGTCGACGCGGCGCAGCGTTTGCACGAACAAGGTTTGATCGAAGGCGCCGCACTGTTCCTGCAAGGCGAGGCGCGCGTGACCGGTGGTACTGATCGGAATGGCGCGCTGTTTGCGCAGCGCACCCGCATAATAACGGAGGCTCCGTGTTCGAAATACGCCGCGTGCTGA
- a CDS encoding LysR family transcriptional regulator, whose amino-acid sequence MSDTNLDLNLIPYLVAMEDTRNVSRAAEQLGVSQPRVSTALGRLREYFDDPLFVRTSKGMEPTPRALAILPAARDALLRIEKGMLDVQDFDPATSTHTFSIALSDVGEIVFLPRLLQLFAERAPHANLRSVSLSPSHVERGLESGDVDLAVGYFPDLSGNNFFQQRLFTHRFICLMRTGHPLAKAPLTLPQYVASGHAVVRAEGRSQEVLEHFLEKKRIKRRAVLETPHFMSLPFILARTDLIATVPHAIGFAYVSEHASITLVEPPLPLPRFDLRQHWHRKFHNDPRGSWLRGIVAELFNDDMDEWPK is encoded by the coding sequence ATGTCCGACACAAACCTAGATCTAAACCTGATCCCCTACCTGGTCGCAATGGAGGACACGCGTAATGTCAGCCGCGCAGCGGAACAACTCGGCGTCAGCCAACCCCGCGTCAGCACCGCGCTAGGCCGCCTGCGGGAATACTTCGACGATCCGCTCTTCGTTCGAACATCGAAAGGCATGGAGCCCACGCCGCGCGCGCTGGCCATCCTCCCCGCCGCCCGCGACGCGCTTCTGCGTATCGAAAAAGGCATGCTCGACGTGCAGGACTTCGATCCGGCCACCAGCACCCATACCTTCTCCATCGCGCTCTCCGACGTCGGCGAAATCGTCTTCCTGCCGCGGCTTCTGCAACTCTTCGCCGAACGCGCGCCCCATGCGAATCTGCGCTCGGTGTCGCTCTCGCCCTCACATGTGGAACGCGGACTCGAATCGGGCGACGTCGATCTCGCCGTGGGTTATTTCCCCGATCTGTCAGGCAATAACTTCTTCCAGCAGCGGCTCTTCACCCATCGATTCATCTGCCTGATGCGCACGGGGCACCCCCTCGCGAAGGCCCCCCTCACACTGCCTCAGTACGTGGCGTCGGGCCACGCCGTCGTGCGTGCCGAAGGGCGCAGCCAGGAAGTCCTCGAACATTTTCTGGAAAAGAAGCGCATCAAGCGCCGCGCCGTACTCGAAACGCCACACTTCATGAGTCTGCCGTTCATCCTCGCGCGCACCGACCTGATCGCGACGGTGCCGCACGCCATCGGCTTCGCGTACGTGTCGGAGCATGCGTCGATCACGCTGGTCGAGCCGCCGCTGCCGTTGCCGCGCTTCGATCTGCGGCAGCATTGGCATCGCAAGTTTCATAACGATCCGCGGGGGAGCTGGCTGCGCGGCATCGTCGCCGAGCTCTTCAACGACGATATGGACGAGTGGCCCAAGTAA
- a CDS encoding amino acid synthesis family protein produces MAIKLRKLVVQVDETRIEMGQAIEPPTRRAVAIAVIDNPYAGRYEAKLDALIEAGEELGALLGNKCVEALGIKPGDAQSYGKAAIVGEAGELEHAAAILHPKLGAPLRVAVEKGAALVPSAKKMGTLGTAIDVPLGHKDAAFVRSHFDAIEARVSDAPRANEIVVAVAVTASGRPLPRIGGLQVSEIKGEDGLR; encoded by the coding sequence ATGGCAATCAAGCTTCGCAAGCTGGTCGTGCAGGTCGATGAAACGCGCATTGAAATGGGGCAGGCCATCGAGCCGCCGACACGTCGTGCAGTCGCGATTGCGGTGATCGATAATCCCTACGCGGGCCGCTATGAAGCGAAGCTGGACGCGCTGATCGAAGCCGGTGAAGAACTGGGTGCGTTGCTCGGCAACAAGTGTGTGGAAGCGCTCGGCATCAAGCCGGGCGACGCGCAAAGCTACGGCAAGGCGGCGATCGTCGGCGAGGCGGGCGAGCTCGAGCATGCGGCGGCGATTCTGCATCCCAAGCTCGGCGCGCCGTTGCGGGTCGCGGTCGAAAAAGGCGCGGCACTGGTGCCCTCGGCGAAAAAAATGGGTACGCTCGGTACCGCGATCGACGTGCCGCTGGGTCACAAGGACGCCGCCTTCGTGCGCAGCCATTTCGATGCAATCGAAGCGCGCGTGTCGGACGCGCCGCGCGCGAATGAAATTGTCGTGGCGGTCGCGGTGACGGCCTCGGGCCGGCCCTTACCGCGTATCGGCGGCTTGCAGGTGAGTGAGATCAAAGGCGAAGACGGTTTGCGCTGA
- a CDS encoding 6-hydroxynicotinate reductase has translation MTEHTKVDFGAERVDGETASTPGPTVLEKAAPRSERMASNKIECNACPVLCQISEGRTGACDRYANADGRLIRVDPVVFLSRAAGSPEAIAGNADTTVEFGASSEVHDPAAEQALFVTGVGASSTYPDYKPAPFIVSSKLDDVDMVTVVTEGIFSYCSFKVKIDTDRFLGPEQSNVRCHGEIVGHVTTAEYGSQMLSLGGVHHLTGGSKKEGRVTCDMMLALGNKEAVELTIDGGASLVIRAGAAPIVDGVEEQRMRVGCGSATIGIFAKQWFGHVDEVVVVDDHITGVLTEHQAGRCLGMTRSGLKIRGRKSTPGRYFQVANPGIGWGGTDIQDPLAIVEGFDPAAAKPGMRLLMVSTTGEHAQWYELDQDLVPRIAAMPDAVRRTVERIGENCEPSLATVLFLGGAGGSLRAGATENPVLLTRAIKQKRVNVTCGGAPAYVWPGGGITVMVDVSRMPDRSFGSVPTPAIVAPIEFTMTYDAYRDLGGHLDAVRSLESVLANGPEHTEGAPLARRTLARHPDNPWPPAMPPMPG, from the coding sequence ATGACAGAGCATACGAAGGTCGATTTCGGTGCGGAGCGCGTCGACGGCGAAACCGCCTCGACGCCGGGTCCGACCGTGCTCGAGAAAGCGGCGCCGCGCAGCGAGCGGATGGCGTCGAACAAGATCGAATGCAATGCGTGCCCGGTGTTGTGCCAGATTTCCGAAGGCCGCACCGGCGCATGCGATCGTTATGCGAATGCGGATGGCCGGCTGATTCGCGTCGACCCTGTGGTGTTTCTTTCGCGCGCCGCGGGTTCGCCTGAAGCGATCGCAGGCAATGCGGATACCACGGTCGAATTTGGTGCGTCGTCCGAGGTGCACGATCCCGCCGCGGAACAGGCGCTGTTCGTCACCGGCGTTGGCGCGTCGTCCACCTATCCCGACTACAAGCCCGCGCCTTTCATCGTCTCCTCGAAACTCGACGACGTCGACATGGTCACCGTCGTCACCGAGGGCATTTTCAGTTATTGCAGCTTCAAGGTGAAGATCGATACCGACCGCTTTCTTGGGCCGGAGCAATCGAATGTGCGCTGCCATGGCGAGATCGTCGGCCATGTGACCACGGCGGAATACGGCTCGCAGATGCTGAGCCTCGGCGGTGTTCATCATCTGACGGGCGGCAGCAAGAAGGAAGGCCGCGTGACGTGCGACATGATGCTCGCGCTCGGCAACAAGGAAGCGGTGGAATTGACCATCGACGGCGGTGCGAGTCTGGTGATTCGCGCGGGCGCGGCGCCGATTGTCGACGGCGTGGAAGAGCAGCGCATGCGGGTGGGCTGCGGGTCGGCCACCATCGGTATCTTTGCCAAACAGTGGTTCGGTCATGTCGACGAAGTGGTGGTGGTCGACGACCACATCACCGGTGTGCTCACCGAACACCAGGCGGGCCGTTGCCTCGGCATGACGCGCTCAGGTCTGAAGATTCGCGGACGCAAATCGACGCCCGGCCGCTACTTCCAGGTGGCGAATCCGGGCATCGGTTGGGGCGGCACCGACATTCAGGACCCGCTGGCGATCGTCGAAGGCTTCGATCCGGCGGCGGCGAAACCGGGCATGCGCCTGCTGATGGTGTCGACCACCGGCGAACACGCGCAGTGGTATGAACTCGATCAGGACCTCGTGCCGCGCATCGCCGCCATGCCGGACGCCGTGCGCCGCACGGTCGAACGAATCGGCGAAAACTGCGAGCCGTCGCTTGCTACGGTGCTGTTTCTCGGCGGCGCGGGCGGCAGCCTGCGTGCGGGGGCAACGGAGAACCCGGTCCTGCTCACTCGCGCGATCAAACAGAAACGGGTGAACGTAACATGCGGCGGCGCGCCAGCCTATGTGTGGCCGGGCGGCGGCATCACCGTGATGGTGGATGTCTCGCGCATGCCCGATCGATCGTTCGGCAGCGTGCCCACGCCCGCGATCGTCGCGCCGATCGAATTCACCATGACGTATGACGCGTATCGCGATCTCGGCGGTCATCTCGACGCGGTGCGCTCACTGGAAAGCGTGCTGGCGAATGGACCGGAGCATACGGAAGGCGCACCGCTCGCGCGCAGGACGCTCGCGCGTCATCCCGACAACCCGTGGCCGCCGGCCATGCCGCCCATGCCAGGCTGA
- a CDS encoding TetR family transcriptional regulator, with the protein MSPTAARKPGAIGIRAKQAQDTRAKILKAAIKVFAKQGYASGRVESISKAARSHDRMIYYYFGSKEQLFVEVLETIYTQFNEAESKLDLDLDDPVHGLEQMVEFVWQYYLDHPEFVTLLSSENLHQGKHAKKSSKLKEISGYAISVVQKLLDAGKAQHVFRADVKARDVYLMIASLGYFYNANQYTLGAFLGEPLMDKAALAHWREVIKDTVLRAVRLQLPADTAAMNESRIA; encoded by the coding sequence ATGAGTCCCACTGCCGCCCGCAAGCCGGGCGCTATCGGCATCCGAGCGAAGCAGGCGCAAGACACGCGCGCCAAGATTCTCAAAGCGGCAATCAAGGTCTTTGCCAAGCAAGGCTATGCAAGCGGCCGGGTCGAAAGTATCTCGAAGGCCGCGCGTTCGCACGACCGGATGATCTATTACTACTTCGGCAGCAAGGAACAGTTGTTTGTCGAAGTTCTGGAGACGATCTACACACAGTTCAACGAGGCCGAAAGCAAGCTCGATCTCGATCTGGACGATCCCGTGCACGGCCTCGAGCAGATGGTCGAATTCGTCTGGCAGTATTACCTCGATCACCCCGAGTTCGTCACCCTGCTGTCGAGCGAGAATCTGCATCAGGGCAAGCACGCAAAGAAATCCTCAAAGCTGAAGGAGATTTCGGGCTACGCGATTTCGGTCGTGCAGAAGTTGCTGGACGCGGGCAAGGCGCAACACGTCTTTCGTGCCGACGTCAAAGCGCGTGACGTGTATTTGATGATCGCGTCGCTCGGTTATTTCTATAACGCCAATCAGTACACGCTGGGCGCGTTTCTCGGTGAACCGCTGATGGACAAGGCCGCACTCGCGCATTGGCGCGAAGTCATCAAGGATACGGTGTTGCGCGCGGTGCGCTTGCAGTTGCCGGCGGACACGGCAGCGATGAATGAAAGCAGGATCGCCTGA
- the pcaC gene encoding 4-carboxymuconolactone decarboxylase yields the protein MNDEDRYEAGLGVRRAVLGSAHVDRSLANRTELTEEFQNFITRYAWGEIWTREGLPRHTRSLLTIAMMVALNRSEELALHLRAAKNNGVTREQIKEVLLQTAIYCGVPAANSAFHLADKLFREDDAAAAAKS from the coding sequence ATGAACGACGAAGACCGCTACGAAGCCGGACTCGGGGTGCGGCGCGCAGTGCTGGGCAGCGCGCACGTCGACCGGTCGCTCGCGAACCGCACCGAGTTGACGGAGGAGTTCCAGAACTTCATCACCCGCTACGCATGGGGCGAAATCTGGACGCGTGAGGGCTTGCCGCGTCATACGCGCAGCCTGCTGACCATTGCGATGATGGTGGCGCTCAATCGCAGCGAAGAGCTCGCACTGCACTTGCGCGCCGCGAAGAACAACGGCGTGACGCGTGAGCAGATCAAGGAAGTGCTGCTGCAAACCGCAATCTATTGCGGCGTGCCGGCAGCCAATTCGGCGTTCCATCTGGCCGATAAGCTGTTCCGCGAAGACGACGCCGCGGCAGCGGCAAAGTCATAA
- a CDS encoding 3-oxoacid CoA-transferase subunit A encodes MINKIFESLQSAVADVHDGATVMIGGFGTAGMPSELIDALIEQGSRELTIVNNNAGNGDIGLAALLKAKRVRKIICSFPRQTDSYVFDALYRAGEIELELVPQGNLAERIRAAGAGIGGFFTPTGYGTKLAEGKETRLIDGKHYVLESPLHADFALIKAFKGDRWGNLVYRKTARNFGPIMASAAKTAIVQVSKVVPLGELDPENIVTPGIFVQRVVEVPQAVHQAELASVTAA; translated from the coding sequence ATGATCAACAAGATTTTCGAGTCACTTCAATCGGCGGTTGCCGATGTCCACGACGGCGCGACCGTCATGATCGGTGGCTTCGGCACGGCCGGCATGCCGTCCGAACTGATCGACGCGCTCATCGAACAGGGCTCGCGCGAACTCACCATCGTCAACAACAACGCCGGGAATGGCGACATCGGCCTCGCGGCGCTGCTCAAAGCCAAACGCGTGCGCAAAATCATCTGCTCGTTCCCGCGTCAAACCGATTCGTATGTGTTCGACGCGCTCTATCGCGCCGGCGAAATCGAACTCGAGCTGGTTCCGCAAGGCAACCTCGCGGAACGCATTCGTGCAGCAGGCGCGGGTATCGGCGGTTTCTTCACGCCTACCGGCTATGGCACCAAGCTCGCCGAAGGCAAGGAAACCCGTTTGATCGACGGCAAGCATTACGTGCTGGAGTCGCCGCTGCATGCGGACTTCGCGCTGATCAAGGCGTTCAAGGGCGATCGCTGGGGCAATCTGGTCTACCGCAAGACCGCGCGCAACTTCGGCCCGATCATGGCGAGCGCGGCGAAAACGGCCATCGTGCAGGTGTCGAAAGTGGTGCCGCTCGGTGAACTCGATCCGGAAAACATCGTGACGCCTGGCATCTTCGTGCAACGCGTGGTCGAAGTGCCGCAAGCTGTGCATCAAGCCGAGCTTGCATCCGTGACCGCCGCCTGA
- a CDS encoding amino acid synthesis family protein, giving the protein MFEIRRVLTHVEDIFHEFGPAPAQPLRRGAIAAVMTNPFAGRYEARIEAAMEALKPIGLDMAQRLLAAMAVPHASIESYGKGAIVGSRGELEHGALWHVPGGYAMRELLEKNGVPTNAIVPSTKKVGAPSTALDVPLTHVNASYVRSHFDAIEVRVPGAPAADELVVILVMSTGQRVHARVGGLAKEAIVGKDGLR; this is encoded by the coding sequence GTGTTCGAAATACGCCGCGTGCTGACGCACGTCGAAGACATTTTCCACGAGTTCGGCCCCGCACCCGCGCAGCCGCTCAGGCGCGGCGCGATTGCCGCGGTGATGACGAATCCGTTCGCCGGCCGCTACGAAGCCAGAATCGAGGCGGCCATGGAAGCGCTCAAGCCGATCGGCCTCGACATGGCGCAACGGCTGCTGGCGGCGATGGCCGTGCCGCACGCGTCGATCGAAAGTTACGGCAAGGGCGCGATCGTCGGTTCGCGCGGCGAGCTCGAGCATGGCGCGTTGTGGCATGTTCCCGGCGGCTATGCGATGCGCGAACTGCTGGAGAAAAACGGCGTGCCGACCAACGCGATCGTGCCGTCGACGAAGAAGGTCGGCGCACCGTCCACCGCGCTCGACGTGCCGCTGACGCATGTCAATGCAAGCTACGTGCGCAGCCATTTCGACGCGATCGAAGTGCGTGTGCCCGGCGCACCCGCCGCGGATGAACTGGTGGTCATCCTCGTGATGAGCACGGGCCAGCGCGTGCACGCGCGCGTCGGCGGGCTGGCGAAAGAGGCGATTGTGGGCAAGGACGGCTTGCGCTGA
- a CDS encoding 3-carboxy-cis,cis-muconate cycloisomerase, which translates to MLDSSARLTGLLCGTQPMNDIWAPRATLQRMLDVEAALARASAAHNVIPPSAVAAIEAACQADQLDAAALARDAALGGNLAIPLVKQLTARVKAADAEASKYVHWGATSQDIIDTATVLQLRDTFDLLDSGLQATCDAVAKLAATHRATPMIGRTWLQQALPITLGLKFAQWLDALLRHRERLDALRARVLVLQFGGAAGTLASLRDAAPQVTQSLAQELWLAVPTLPWHTQRDRIAETAALFGMLIGTLGKIARDISLQMQTEIDELAEPAAAGKGGSSTMPHKRNPVGCAAVLTAATRAPGLVATVFAGMVQEHERALGGWQAEWDALPDLARLAGGALANIEQIATGLNVNVPRLAANLDVTHGLILGEAVMLALGDSIGRLDAHHLVERASKAAIAERKTLFDVLSADPAVTEHLSLERLTQLLDPAQYVGQAHAYVDAALALHHARARRATSKE; encoded by the coding sequence ATGCTCGACTCCAGCGCCCGTCTGACCGGCCTTCTTTGCGGCACGCAACCGATGAACGACATCTGGGCGCCGCGTGCCACGCTGCAGCGGATGCTCGACGTCGAAGCGGCGCTCGCGCGTGCCTCAGCGGCACATAACGTGATTCCGCCCAGCGCCGTGGCCGCGATCGAGGCCGCCTGCCAGGCCGATCAACTCGACGCCGCGGCACTCGCACGCGACGCGGCGCTCGGCGGCAACCTCGCGATTCCCCTCGTCAAACAACTCACCGCGCGCGTCAAGGCGGCGGATGCGGAAGCGTCGAAGTACGTCCATTGGGGCGCGACAAGCCAGGACATCATCGATACGGCAACGGTGCTGCAGCTGCGCGACACCTTCGATCTGCTCGACAGCGGCTTGCAAGCCACATGCGATGCCGTGGCGAAACTCGCGGCGACCCATCGCGCGACGCCGATGATCGGCCGCACCTGGTTGCAGCAGGCGCTGCCCATCACGCTCGGCCTGAAATTCGCGCAATGGCTCGACGCGTTGCTGCGTCATCGTGAGCGGCTCGATGCGTTGCGTGCGCGTGTGCTGGTGCTGCAATTCGGCGGCGCGGCGGGCACGCTGGCGAGCCTGCGTGACGCGGCGCCACAAGTGACGCAATCATTGGCGCAAGAGCTCTGGCTCGCTGTGCCCACCTTGCCGTGGCACACGCAGCGCGATCGCATCGCTGAAACCGCGGCGCTGTTCGGCATGCTGATCGGGACACTCGGCAAGATCGCGCGCGATATTTCCCTGCAGATGCAAACCGAAATCGACGAACTGGCCGAGCCCGCCGCGGCAGGCAAGGGCGGTTCGTCGACGATGCCGCACAAGCGCAACCCGGTCGGCTGCGCGGCGGTGCTGACGGCGGCGACACGCGCACCGGGGCTGGTGGCCACGGTGTTTGCCGGCATGGTGCAGGAGCACGAGCGCGCGCTCGGCGGCTGGCAAGCCGAGTGGGACGCGCTGCCGGACCTCGCTCGCCTTGCAGGCGGAGCGCTTGCCAACATCGAGCAGATCGCCACGGGTCTCAACGTGAACGTCCCGCGCCTTGCCGCGAATCTCGATGTCACGCACGGTTTGATTCTCGGCGAAGCGGTGATGCTCGCGCTCGGCGACAGCATCGGCCGGCTCGATGCGCATCATCTGGTCGAGCGCGCATCGAAAGCCGCAATCGCCGAGCGCAAGACGCTCTTCGACGTGCTCTCGGCGGACCCCGCCGTAACCGAACATCTTTCGCTCGAGCGCCTCACGCAACTGCTCGATCCCGCTCAATACGTCGGCCAGGCGCACGCTTATGTGGACGCCGCGCTGGCCCTTCATCACGCGCGCGCGAGGCGCGCCACTTCCAAGGAGTAA
- a CDS encoding 3-oxoacid CoA-transferase subunit B, whose protein sequence is MKKLTRDEMAKRVAQDIPEGAFVNLGIGVPTLVANHLAADKEIFLHSENGLLGMGPAPAKGEEDDELINAGKQHVTLLTGGAYFHHADSFAMMRGGHLDFCVLGAFQVSAKGDLANWHTGAPDAIPAVGGAMDLAIGAKQVYVMMEHLTKQGESKIAAECSYPVTGVNCVNRIYTDLAMIDVTDQGLVVREIFSDIDFDALHKLTGVPLIDGTQAARAA, encoded by the coding sequence ATGAAAAAACTGACCCGCGATGAAATGGCCAAGCGCGTTGCCCAGGATATCCCTGAAGGCGCTTTCGTGAACCTCGGCATCGGCGTGCCCACGCTGGTGGCCAACCACCTCGCTGCCGACAAGGAGATTTTCCTGCACAGCGAAAACGGCCTGCTCGGCATGGGCCCGGCACCCGCAAAAGGTGAGGAAGACGACGAACTGATTAACGCCGGCAAGCAGCACGTCACGCTGCTCACGGGCGGCGCGTACTTCCATCACGCGGATTCGTTCGCGATGATGCGCGGCGGCCATCTGGATTTCTGCGTGCTCGGCGCGTTCCAGGTGTCGGCGAAGGGCGATCTGGCGAACTGGCACACCGGCGCGCCCGACGCGATTCCGGCTGTCGGCGGCGCCATGGATCTCGCCATCGGCGCGAAGCAGGTCTACGTGATGATGGAGCACCTGACCAAGCAGGGCGAAAGCAAGATCGCGGCGGAATGCTCGTACCCGGTCACGGGCGTGAACTGCGTCAACCGCATCTATACCGATCTGGCGATGATCGACGTCACCGACCAGGGCCTCGTGGTGCGCGAGATCTTCTCGGACATCGACTTCGATGCGCTGCACAAACTGACCGGCGTGCCGTTGATCGACGGCACTCAGGCGGCTCGCGCAGCTTAA